Proteins from a genomic interval of Clostridium scatologenes:
- a CDS encoding O-acetylhomoserine aminocarboxypropyltransferase/cysteine synthase family protein produces the protein MSERKLSFETLQVHAGQEPDPTTGSRAVPIYQTSSYVFKNADHAANLFQLKEPGNVYTRIMNPTTDVFEKRIAELEGGVAGLATASGLAAITYAILNVASAGDEIVAASTLYGGTYELFGVTLKKLGIKVVFVNPDDPENFRKAITDKTKALYGETIGNPRINVLDIETVANIAHENKIPLIIDNTFGTPYLVRPIEFGADVVVHSATKFIGGHGTTIGGVIVDGGKFDWRASGKFPDFTTPDKSYNGLVYADLGAPAFALKARVQLLRNTGATLSPQSAFLFLQGLESLSLRVERHVSNTQKIVKFLSKHPKVSWVNYPELEGNPYNELSKKYLPKGAGSIFTFGIKGGLEAGKRFINSVELFSLLANVADAKSLVIHPSSTTHAELNEEEQKAAGVTPDMIRLSIGIEGVDDLIYDLDQALAKA, from the coding sequence ATGAGTGAAAGAAAATTATCATTTGAAACATTACAAGTACATGCAGGACAGGAACCAGATCCAACAACAGGATCAAGAGCTGTTCCAATTTACCAAACTTCATCTTACGTATTTAAAAATGCTGATCATGCTGCTAATCTATTTCAATTAAAAGAACCTGGAAATGTTTATACAAGAATAATGAATCCAACTACAGATGTATTTGAAAAGAGAATAGCAGAATTAGAAGGTGGAGTTGCAGGACTAGCAACAGCATCAGGACTAGCAGCTATTACATATGCTATCCTTAATGTTGCAAGTGCAGGTGACGAAATAGTTGCAGCAAGTACACTATATGGTGGAACATATGAATTATTCGGAGTAACTTTGAAAAAGCTTGGGATAAAGGTTGTTTTTGTAAATCCAGATGATCCTGAAAACTTTAGAAAAGCTATTACAGATAAAACAAAAGCACTTTATGGTGAAACTATAGGAAATCCAAGAATCAATGTGCTAGATATAGAAACTGTAGCAAACATTGCACATGAAAATAAAATACCATTAATCATAGATAACACCTTTGGTACTCCATATCTTGTTAGACCAATAGAATTTGGAGCAGATGTAGTTGTTCATTCTGCAACTAAGTTTATTGGTGGACATGGAACTACAATTGGTGGAGTCATAGTTGATGGCGGTAAATTTGATTGGAGGGCTAGTGGAAAGTTCCCTGATTTTACAACACCAGATAAAAGCTATAATGGGTTAGTATACGCAGACTTAGGCGCACCAGCATTTGCTTTAAAAGCTAGAGTTCAACTTTTAAGAAATACTGGAGCAACTCTCAGTCCTCAAAGCGCTTTTTTATTCCTTCAAGGCTTAGAATCACTATCCTTGAGAGTAGAAAGACATGTATCAAACACACAAAAAATTGTTAAATTTTTAAGTAAGCATCCAAAGGTTTCTTGGGTAAACTACCCTGAACTAGAAGGTAATCCATATAATGAATTGTCTAAAAAATACTTACCAAAAGGTGCTGGTTCAATATTCACATTTGGAATTAAAGGTGGTTTAGAAGCAGGAAAAAGGTTTATAAATAGTGTTGAATTATTCTCACTACTTGCAAATGTAGCTGATGCTAAGTCACTTGTAATTCATCCTTCAAGTACAACTCACGCAGAACTTAATGAAGAAGAACAAAAAGCTGCCGGAGTTACTCCTGATATGATAAGACTTTCAATTGGCATCGAAGGTGTTGATGATCTTATATATGACTTAGACCAAGCTCTTGCAAAAGCTTAA